From Candidatus Thermokryptus mobilis, the proteins below share one genomic window:
- a CDS encoding DUF6175 family protein: MLKRKILCLVFIVLFSTVSNSQKNLPISREATFLESYSPTEVTIRASGIGKNNAQAELDGRRSAVYFVLIGSTDPILQTNEERMAFEKIQDEILDENNIKRYISFETTEYEQRVKLSDGRVKITKVYRVNKKLLTDDLIARNVIKPKEEITEAIGLPFIMVVPEAPKGVSPVDLLRSDRLLKKGAEVIESYLTARKYDVQVPEQMETLSELAQAQAGLKGVEEDYAYQLALAIGSDIYITYNVKVEKRYIGSTEYRKAVVAARAYETTTARLLGTETGYSGEYAVPEEAVVEEAMNDAIDKVLSRIMAYWKEDLTRGLQFKLIFRITGNFDEDAHDEILLATEQVLKKVCNRTKQNVVTDQTLDYIVWVNPQKYNSPLALFRDIRSGIESQVPVKVRRISANRKMLILEITG, encoded by the coding sequence ATGCTTAAAAGAAAAATTTTATGCCTTGTTTTCATCGTTTTGTTTTCTACTGTTTCAAACTCCCAAAAGAATCTGCCCATCTCGCGTGAGGCGACATTTCTTGAAAGTTATTCCCCAACCGAAGTTACAATCAGAGCTTCTGGCATTGGGAAGAACAACGCTCAAGCTGAGCTTGACGGTAGAAGATCGGCTGTTTATTTCGTTTTAATTGGGTCAACTGACCCGATACTTCAGACAAATGAAGAGCGTATGGCATTTGAGAAAATTCAAGACGAGATATTGGATGAAAATAATATCAAGCGGTATATATCTTTTGAAACGACGGAATATGAGCAAAGGGTCAAGCTTTCAGATGGGAGAGTGAAGATAACGAAAGTTTATCGTGTGAACAAGAAACTTTTAACGGACGATCTCATAGCGAGAAATGTCATAAAGCCAAAGGAGGAGATAACAGAAGCGATCGGTTTGCCGTTCATTATGGTTGTCCCAGAGGCACCGAAAGGTGTAAGTCCGGTAGACCTTTTAAGAAGTGATAGGTTGTTGAAAAAAGGAGCTGAAGTTATTGAGTCATATCTTACAGCTCGCAAATATGATGTTCAAGTCCCAGAACAAATGGAGACATTAAGTGAGCTTGCCCAGGCGCAGGCAGGTTTAAAAGGGGTTGAAGAGGATTATGCTTACCAACTTGCTCTTGCCATTGGAAGCGATATCTACATAACCTACAATGTGAAAGTTGAAAAAAGATATATTGGAAGTACGGAGTATAGGAAAGCTGTTGTAGCTGCACGGGCGTATGAAACTACAACTGCAAGATTGCTTGGGACAGAGACGGGCTATAGCGGTGAGTACGCAGTGCCAGAAGAAGCGGTCGTTGAAGAAGCGATGAACGATGCGATTGATAAAGTGTTAAGCAGGATAATGGCTTATTGGAAGGAGGACCTAACACGCGGGCTCCAGTTTAAACTTATCTTTAGAATAACCGGAAACTTTGATGAAGATGCACACGATGAGATACTTTTGGCAACAGAGCAAGTCCTAAAAAAGGTTTGCAACAGAACTAAACAAAATGTCGTAACAGATCAAACACTGGATTATATCGTTTGGGTTAACCCGCAAAAGTATAATTCACCGCTTGCACTTTTCAGAGATATAAGAAGCGGGATTGAATCGCAGGTGCCTGTGAAGGTTCGCAGAATCAGCGCTAACAGGAAAATGTTAATACTTGAAATAACCGGTTAA
- a CDS encoding LPP20 family lipoprotein, translating into MKRFLILVLLFSFNLSAQPSWYKTQTHPKYPKEFYILGIGASVGEDAREAAKQNAVADVASQIRVQVQSEITSLEKERIINKESDYYSEFQQKSKTIIDEVLTGCEIVEMEFDKKSKTWYALAVLDKQRYLSSLEDELDNAWAQIKKLYDDAQSFIGAGKILQAVQNLKDAQKKIYEIYSKQVFYNAISRIPYKPDVELTTAGIESEIRDLISKIKIEKVSGDNQVAKVGEELPEPLVIKVIYYGNVSVPISNANVTFAYKSGEVIERKLTDDQGMASIRALAMGKGGRNAIVVSFSIPGLPAEYARVLSNVRTEFSYSTTSEAVATVSVSIKGAKEDKLINDMMKKLIQAIEKNGFKIEDESRFVVGGDVSSRVVSTVQGVGGMLYTVEAELGLFLKDIETGQILGSMSVKSRAVGKSEREAYEKALKGMRFSNKELVELLSNAKTEE; encoded by the coding sequence ATGAAGCGATTTCTAATTTTAGTTTTGCTTTTTTCCTTTAATTTATCCGCCCAGCCGTCTTGGTATAAGACGCAGACACATCCGAAATATCCAAAGGAGTTTTACATACTTGGAATTGGTGCAAGCGTCGGCGAAGATGCAAGGGAAGCAGCAAAGCAAAATGCGGTCGCAGATGTAGCATCGCAGATTAGGGTTCAAGTTCAATCCGAAATCACAAGTTTAGAAAAAGAAAGAATAATCAACAAGGAATCGGATTACTATTCTGAGTTTCAGCAGAAGTCAAAGACGATCATTGACGAGGTTTTAACAGGATGTGAGATCGTTGAGATGGAATTTGATAAGAAAAGTAAAACCTGGTATGCGCTTGCCGTCCTTGATAAGCAAAGATATTTGTCCTCACTTGAAGATGAGCTTGACAACGCCTGGGCTCAGATAAAAAAACTCTACGATGATGCTCAATCATTCATTGGGGCGGGGAAAATTTTACAAGCAGTTCAAAATTTAAAAGACGCTCAGAAAAAGATTTATGAGATTTATTCTAAACAAGTGTTTTACAATGCGATATCACGAATTCCATATAAGCCGGATGTTGAACTTACAACAGCCGGGATTGAGTCCGAGATAAGGGACTTGATCTCAAAGATAAAAATTGAGAAAGTTTCTGGCGATAATCAAGTCGCAAAAGTTGGCGAAGAACTCCCAGAGCCACTTGTCATTAAAGTCATCTACTATGGCAATGTTTCTGTTCCGATTTCAAATGCTAATGTGACATTCGCTTATAAGAGCGGTGAAGTCATTGAGAGAAAGTTGACAGACGATCAAGGAATGGCAAGTATTCGTGCATTAGCAATGGGTAAAGGTGGAAGGAACGCAATTGTTGTGAGTTTTTCAATCCCCGGTCTTCCAGCAGAATATGCAAGGGTTTTATCAAATGTTCGGACGGAGTTCTCCTATTCAACGACTTCTGAAGCGGTCGCAACAGTTTCAGTTTCAATCAAAGGAGCGAAGGAGGATAAATTGATAAACGATATGATGAAAAAGTTAATTCAAGCGATAGAGAAAAACGGATTTAAAATTGAAGATGAATCAAGATTTGTAGTAGGAGGAGATGTTAGTTCAAGGGTTGTTTCTACAGTTCAAGGTGTCGGAGGGATGCTTTACACGGTTGAGGCGGAATTAGGTCTTTTCCTCAAGGACATTGAAACAGGTCAAATTCTTGGAAGTATGAGTGTTAAGTCAAGGGCTGTGGGCAAGAGCGAGCGCGAGGCGTATGAAAAAGCATTGAAGGGGATGAGATTCTCAAATAAAGAGCTCGTTGAGTTGCTTTCAAATGCTAAAACTGAAGAATAA
- a CDS encoding LPP20 family lipoprotein — MRYLASLILALAVAILIAGCGGGPKERIAVPESPAPAWVNTPPTAVDAIYAVGAANVGANPVLARNKAADAARQELGRIIQTKVKSLLDNFMQEHQEFINNQGTITSEEFTRSVSRSVSQATLAGSQIVEFYYDKDNKIYYALAVLRKNDIVNEIMRSMNEAQRQKKTAFVEQKAEEALKILDKELEKWDLSK, encoded by the coding sequence ATGAGATATCTCGCATCTTTAATTCTGGCTTTAGCAGTTGCGATATTAATTGCTGGTTGCGGTGGTGGACCCAAGGAAAGGATAGCGGTTCCTGAGTCACCTGCACCGGCTTGGGTTAACACTCCACCGACAGCTGTTGACGCAATTTATGCCGTCGGAGCAGCAAATGTCGGAGCGAATCCAGTCCTTGCGAGAAATAAAGCAGCCGATGCAGCAAGGCAGGAGCTTGGAAGGATAATCCAAACGAAGGTGAAGAGCTTGCTTGATAATTTTATGCAGGAACATCAGGAATTCATAAATAATCAAGGAACGATAACTTCGGAAGAATTCACAAGAAGCGTCAGCAGATCGGTAAGCCAAGCTACACTTGCGGGCTCGCAGATAGTTGAGTTTTATTATGATAAGGACAACAAAATTTATTATGCGCTTGCTGTTTTAAGGAAGAATGATATCGTCAATGAGATAATGAGATCAATGAATGAGGCACAGCGTCAGAAAAAGACAGCTTTTGTTGAGCAAAAAGCGGAAGAGGCGCTGAAGATACTTGATAAAGAGCTTGAGAAGTGGGACTTAAGCAAGTAA
- a CDS encoding YbaN family protein, producing MSELYRIVLIILGFVFVGLGVLGAFLPLLPTTPFLLLAAACFARSSKKFYNWLLNHKVFGSYIRNYRERRAITLRGKIISLVVMWLVMGYTALFAVSNIIVSLILLLIGAGVTRHILSLKTIK from the coding sequence ATGTCTGAGCTCTATAGAATTGTTCTTATAATTCTCGGTTTTGTTTTCGTTGGGCTTGGGGTTCTGGGTGCTTTTTTACCGCTTTTGCCAACGACCCCCTTCCTGCTTTTAGCTGCTGCTTGTTTTGCAAGAAGTTCAAAGAAATTTTATAACTGGCTTTTAAATCATAAGGTCTTTGGAAGTTATATTAGGAATTATCGTGAGAGAAGGGCTATAACTTTGCGTGGTAAAATCATCTCGCTTGTCGTTATGTGGCTCGTGATGGGATATACTGCTTTGTTCGCTGTTTCAAATATCATCGTAAGTTTAATTTTGCTGTTGATAGGAGCTGGCGTCACAAGGCATATTCTTTCACTTAAAACAATAAAGTAG
- a CDS encoding LPP20 family lipoprotein: protein MKLKVLSVLTFLFVSSYSQVQPSWLSVLPQSRDYIYAVGVSSPYFYPETTKAKAIEDAIFEIARTIEVGVSVKQINWFEDTGSLFSGISHFKEEYEEEIDTLLMSLIKENFELVSQWQEPKSKILYVLVRVPVKVISSDTSYSIPEELTYDPALAEVSSVGGKPPSWIYKVPVSDVAIYAVGGADRHFDPAETRKKAIQNARAELSRIVSLRIQNLLDNWSYGNKVFELGYSMRVSRTVSQAKLRGSQIVGFWIDPKTGANYALARMYRKGLIAQVRQMTANVIKQNPPENKQGKPIEELLNEALQQLDRELEKLNKK, encoded by the coding sequence ATGAAGTTAAAAGTTTTATCAGTTTTGACTTTTTTGTTTGTTTCTTCATATTCACAGGTTCAACCATCCTGGTTGTCGGTTTTACCTCAGTCAAGGGATTACATTTACGCTGTTGGGGTTTCGTCTCCTTATTTTTATCCTGAGACGACAAAGGCGAAAGCGATTGAGGACGCAATTTTTGAAATCGCGAGGACGATAGAAGTTGGTGTGAGCGTTAAACAGATAAATTGGTTTGAAGATACTGGAAGTTTGTTCTCGGGCATCTCTCATTTTAAAGAGGAATATGAAGAGGAGATTGACACTTTGCTTATGAGTTTGATAAAGGAAAATTTTGAACTTGTATCGCAGTGGCAGGAGCCGAAGTCAAAGATACTTTATGTGCTTGTGCGTGTCCCTGTTAAAGTGATTTCATCGGATACAAGTTATTCAATACCTGAGGAGTTAACTTATGACCCGGCACTTGCTGAAGTCTCATCCGTCGGGGGGAAACCACCATCTTGGATTTACAAAGTTCCTGTCTCTGATGTTGCAATTTATGCCGTTGGTGGAGCTGATAGGCATTTTGACCCGGCCGAGACGCGCAAAAAGGCGATTCAAAATGCAAGGGCTGAACTTTCAAGAATTGTGAGTTTGAGGATTCAAAATTTACTTGACAATTGGTCGTATGGAAACAAAGTTTTTGAACTTGGATATTCAATGCGAGTTTCAAGGACGGTTTCACAAGCTAAACTTCGCGGTTCGCAAATAGTTGGGTTTTGGATTGACCCGAAGACAGGAGCAAATTATGCGCTTGCAAGGATGTATAGAAAAGGTTTGATCGCTCAAGTAAGACAGATGACGGCAAATGTCATAAAGCAAAATCCTCCTGAAAACAAGCAAGGCAAACCTATTGAGGAACTTTTAAACGAGGCGTTACAGCAACTTGACCGTGAACTTGAAAAGTTAAACAAAAAATAA
- a CDS encoding CsgG/HfaB family protein — MRLKKFFFVMFFISSFLFSQGKVSVAVLKFDAKGFDPTQIDVLVSRFRVALNATGKFNVLEREKIKEILAEQNLQQSEIAEGSGDNVQIGKILGVKEIITGDIGKVEDVYTVNVRRIKVETSEIVQTASADYEGKVSGLLKVMEQLAFKLAEKSDEKYVALKVEQPEAKEEKVKENEKVEMEEEEEEDIFGDLYKEFNISKDPFKDNEPPKIELYYPVVKDNGYLRVGSRDFEISGIVTDESGITSVKVNGERVQLKVALAGLSFYKKVRLSKGRNRIEIVARDLYNNIGKLTFTVEVK; from the coding sequence ATGAGATTAAAAAAATTTTTCTTCGTGATGTTTTTCATCTCATCATTTCTTTTTTCCCAGGGAAAAGTAAGTGTTGCTGTTTTAAAATTTGACGCAAAGGGTTTTGACCCAACTCAGATTGATGTGCTTGTTTCAAGATTTAGGGTTGCATTAAATGCGACTGGAAAGTTTAATGTCCTTGAAAGGGAAAAAATTAAAGAGATACTTGCTGAGCAAAATTTGCAACAAAGCGAAATCGCTGAGGGTTCTGGGGATAATGTTCAAATTGGAAAAATTCTCGGCGTTAAGGAGATAATAACTGGAGATATTGGCAAGGTTGAGGATGTTTATACGGTCAATGTGAGAAGAATAAAGGTTGAGACATCGGAGATAGTTCAGACAGCAAGTGCGGATTATGAGGGTAAGGTCTCCGGGCTTTTGAAAGTTATGGAGCAGCTTGCTTTTAAACTTGCTGAAAAATCGGATGAAAAGTATGTCGCCTTGAAGGTTGAACAGCCAGAGGCGAAGGAAGAAAAAGTTAAAGAAAATGAAAAAGTAGAAATGGAAGAAGAGGAGGAGGAAGATATATTTGGGGATTTGTACAAGGAATTCAACATCTCAAAAGACCCGTTCAAAGATAACGAGCCACCAAAGATTGAGCTTTATTATCCGGTCGTGAAGGATAACGGTTATTTGAGGGTTGGGAGTAGGGATTTTGAAATTTCTGGTATAGTGACAGATGAAAGCGGTATTACATCGGTTAAGGTAAACGGCGAGAGGGTGCAATTGAAAGTTGCGCTTGCTGGTTTGAGTTTTTATAAGAAGGTTCGCCTTTCAAAGGGAAGAAATCGGATTGAGATTGTAGCAAGGGACCTTTACAATAACATTGGTAAATTAACATTCACTGTGGAGGTGAAATGA
- a CDS encoding DUF4384 domain-containing protein: MSVKVLKVFTLLILFSLEIFSGEKPAWITTKRHPKYPERLYILGVGAAKKTKNKIEDIQKANADAFADIAKQIRATVVSKSVVEQLEVITGKKAESIERASANLQVTSEITITGLRIVEVYFDDDDDIYYSLAVLEREGAGAELRDKLKRYLNIYQKNFDLGKKNITEGNFYQALLNFSEALKNVPLYNDLLPFYRFITRPLEEISNEWRLGDAILTSDVKALVQDVFSKIKVEKVSGEEQDIAFNQPLEPLVLKVTYGDSAVAVSGLKFKFYFKNGRGKITETAVSDKSGVVKCEIYSLEPYQENFYTIAARVDLSEFKIKSEFGYSEYDDWNELLERNEVELTFTLRKKTLTLDDKLREAVLSLSSKVPDKTARVMVARIYYRDKLPGPISPYIKQKLEMAIESNTSFALVSEEEVKDAITKVYQVGYSITGVGTPESFANLSGAKVVIVGSYWDSADEVEFNLKAIDAGSRIVLATSNVKIPKNLLPNIPLAPENYNSKIDDEILQTESKGEELQVEVWVDRPDGVYYEGDEIKIFVRANRDCYINLVYYDAEGNAILVFPHKGNWEHKIEGNKIYKVPGDFVIKPPFGREILKVFASDKPLPIPKGKTVAGLIVLDSIFDYMSNTRSIGLKSGRYAENSIALTTLPKK; this comes from the coding sequence ATGAGCGTGAAGGTTTTAAAAGTTTTCACTCTTTTAATTTTGTTTTCTCTTGAAATTTTCTCTGGCGAAAAACCGGCATGGATAACGACGAAGAGACATCCAAAATATCCTGAACGGCTTTACATACTTGGCGTTGGTGCAGCGAAAAAGACGAAAAATAAAATTGAGGATATTCAAAAAGCAAATGCCGATGCTTTCGCTGATATAGCTAAACAAATTCGTGCAACGGTTGTATCAAAATCGGTCGTTGAACAACTGGAGGTTATAACTGGAAAAAAAGCTGAATCAATTGAAAGAGCTTCAGCGAATTTGCAGGTGACGAGCGAAATTACGATAACTGGTTTGAGAATCGTTGAGGTTTATTTTGATGACGATGATGATATTTATTATTCGCTTGCTGTGCTTGAAAGGGAGGGTGCAGGTGCTGAATTGAGAGATAAGCTTAAACGGTATCTCAACATTTATCAAAAAAATTTTGATCTCGGGAAGAAAAATATCACTGAAGGAAATTTTTATCAGGCGCTTTTGAATTTTTCTGAAGCATTGAAAAATGTTCCACTTTATAACGACCTTCTCCCTTTTTACAGATTTATAACCCGCCCGCTTGAGGAGATCAGCAATGAGTGGCGCCTTGGTGATGCGATTCTTACCTCTGATGTTAAAGCGCTTGTTCAAGATGTTTTTTCAAAAATTAAAGTTGAAAAAGTTTCTGGTGAAGAACAAGATATCGCTTTCAATCAACCGTTGGAACCTTTGGTTTTAAAGGTTACATATGGTGATAGCGCCGTTGCGGTTTCTGGTTTGAAGTTTAAATTTTATTTTAAGAATGGAAGGGGGAAAATAACAGAGACAGCGGTATCGGATAAATCGGGCGTTGTAAAGTGTGAGATTTATTCGCTTGAGCCGTATCAGGAGAACTTTTATACAATAGCTGCGAGAGTGGATTTGTCTGAGTTCAAAATTAAATCGGAGTTTGGATATAGCGAGTATGACGATTGGAATGAGCTCTTGGAGAGGAATGAGGTTGAGTTAACTTTCACATTGAGGAAGAAGACATTGACGCTTGATGATAAGTTAAGAGAAGCGGTGTTAAGTTTGAGTTCAAAAGTTCCAGACAAGACAGCGCGCGTAATGGTCGCAAGGATTTATTACAGGGATAAACTGCCCGGACCTATATCGCCGTATATAAAGCAAAAACTTGAAATGGCTATAGAGTCAAATACGAGTTTTGCTCTTGTAAGTGAAGAAGAAGTCAAAGATGCGATCACTAAAGTTTATCAAGTGGGCTATTCAATCACCGGAGTTGGAACACCCGAGTCATTTGCAAATTTAAGCGGTGCAAAAGTTGTCATCGTTGGCTCTTACTGGGACAGCGCCGATGAAGTTGAATTTAATTTAAAAGCGATTGATGCTGGTTCAAGAATTGTGCTTGCAACTTCAAATGTAAAGATACCGAAAAATTTGCTCCCCAATATACCGCTTGCGCCCGAAAACTACAACTCAAAAATTGACGACGAGATATTGCAAACGGAATCCAAGGGCGAGGAACTTCAAGTAGAAGTTTGGGTTGATAGACCCGACGGTGTTTATTACGAAGGGGACGAGATAAAAATTTTTGTCAGAGCTAACCGAGATTGTTATATAAATCTTGTTTATTACGACGCTGAAGGAAATGCAATTCTGGTCTTTCCGCATAAAGGCAACTGGGAACACAAAATTGAAGGGAATAAAATTTACAAAGTTCCTGGTGATTTTGTCATAAAACCACCTTTTGGGCGCGAGATATTGAAAGTTTTCGCAAGTGATAAACCACTCCCAATTCCGAAGGGTAAAACTGTTGCAGGTTTAATTGTCCTTGATTCAATTTTTGATTACATGTCAAATACAAGAAGCATTGGATTGAAGTCAGGAAGATACGCTGAAAATAGCATCGCCTTAACAACTTTACCAAAAAAATAA
- a CDS encoding caspase family protein: protein MKRLIFLSVILLIFVGQLTSQDFGYRKSWALIIGINEYQSLPRLTGAVKSAKMVREKLVREFGFDPENVIELYDDQATRENILKAFDRLMDPRRISKDDRVFIFFAGHGVTRTIGGKEKGYIMPVDGVMEKFASTAISTDQLHEFQEAIPAKHLFYVMDACYSGTIFTRGIGLRSELFTSKAEAISKFTSRKTRVAITAGSKDEQVVDLSDQGISVFTFYFLRGLDGDADVDRDEIITSSELADYVAKNVRFRAPQNPQYGRLPGDEDGEFIFMRVIGQVQEPKPTPPTPIVVEEPKQRPKPVQRKPAEETKKVDLMIQQPKNAWIYAFVGGGANIHDIKEEDVNFTKKEGVGGFVGLGFEYIAGKNFSVGINVGIDDKAGNFKI from the coding sequence ATGAAGCGATTAATTTTTCTATCGGTTATACTTCTAATTTTTGTTGGACAATTAACTTCGCAGGATTTTGGATACAGGAAGAGCTGGGCTTTGATAATTGGAATTAACGAATATCAAAGTTTGCCGAGGTTGACTGGGGCTGTGAAGAGCGCCAAGATGGTCAGGGAAAAATTGGTTCGGGAGTTCGGTTTTGACCCAGAAAATGTGATTGAGTTATACGATGACCAGGCAACGCGCGAGAACATCTTGAAGGCGTTTGATCGTCTTATGGATCCAAGGCGCATCTCAAAAGATGATCGTGTCTTTATTTTCTTTGCGGGTCATGGTGTGACGAGAACTATTGGGGGCAAAGAAAAGGGCTATATTATGCCGGTTGATGGCGTGATGGAAAAATTTGCAAGCACTGCTATATCAACCGACCAGTTGCACGAGTTTCAAGAGGCTATACCCGCGAAGCATCTTTTTTATGTTATGGATGCCTGCTATAGTGGGACGATTTTCACGCGTGGGATAGGTTTGAGAAGCGAGTTATTTACTTCAAAGGCGGAAGCAATTTCAAAGTTTACATCGCGGAAAACAAGGGTTGCAATAACCGCCGGGAGCAAAGATGAGCAGGTAGTTGACCTTTCGGATCAGGGCATAAGCGTCTTTACTTTTTATTTTTTGAGAGGTCTTGATGGTGATGCTGATGTGGATAGAGATGAAATTATAACGAGTTCCGAGTTGGCTGATTATGTTGCTAAAAATGTAAGATTTAGAGCTCCTCAAAATCCACAGTATGGGCGACTTCCCGGGGATGAAGATGGTGAATTTATATTTATGCGTGTGATCGGACAGGTGCAAGAGCCAAAACCAACGCCACCAACCCCGATTGTCGTTGAGGAACCGAAACAACGTCCAAAGCCAGTCCAAAGAAAACCCGCTGAAGAGACAAAGAAAGTGGATTTGATGATTCAACAACCAAAAAATGCCTGGATTTACGCTTTTGTCGGCGGTGGTGCAAACATACACGATATAAAAGAAGAAGATGTTAATTTTACTAAAAAAGAAGGAGTAGGTGGTTTTGTTGGTCTTGGGTTTGAATATATAGCTGGGAAGAATTTTTCAGTCGGGATTAATGTCGGTATTGATGATAAGGCGGGTAATTTCAAAATCG
- a CDS encoding FlgD immunoglobulin-like domain containing protein: MLKRILKISSVLMLLSSVILAQNKLYIEGKTEITGQKTEAYLILSNVDTVLGVQMTLTLDKPSIAVDTIITEISNSIFKYYSPDSLRTNIVMLVNRGSELKPGKHSLAKIIFKTLNHTTSDTVRVGIENLLVIDPSVRKLNAIGEGIMFVLKGASSFEVKLKISYSSIVVSFKNNERVTNLNFELKVKGNSSVDFVSPMPRIAGFMNLNYEVKDKVLKVKLTSTSFNELEPGEGEIFFITGRFNSTDDIEVTKIEATSSNGVIVTPNYKLISSDVYPSDFKLFPNYPNPFNPATTIKFTLPFETRVQVAIFDLSGRMVKVLIDRVMPAGEHFVTWDGTDENGNKVSSGVYIYRMYSEEFVDVKKMILTK, encoded by the coding sequence ATGTTGAAAAGAATCTTAAAAATATCGTCTGTTCTAATGCTTTTGAGCTCGGTCATCTTAGCGCAAAATAAACTTTACATAGAGGGTAAAACTGAAATAACGGGACAGAAAACAGAAGCGTACCTCATCCTCTCAAATGTAGATACGGTTTTAGGCGTTCAAATGACCTTAACATTGGATAAGCCATCTATCGCTGTTGACACGATCATTACGGAAATCTCAAACTCTATTTTTAAATATTACTCCCCCGATAGCCTTAGGACAAACATCGTCATGCTCGTAAACCGTGGTTCTGAGCTTAAACCTGGAAAACATAGTTTAGCAAAAATTATCTTTAAAACTTTAAATCATACAACGAGCGACACAGTTAGGGTTGGAATTGAGAATCTCCTTGTGATTGATCCAAGTGTTAGAAAGCTCAACGCAATTGGTGAGGGTATAATGTTCGTTTTAAAAGGAGCAAGTTCTTTTGAAGTGAAGTTAAAGATAAGTTATTCATCAATTGTCGTGTCGTTTAAAAATAATGAAAGGGTTACAAATCTAAACTTTGAGCTTAAAGTCAAGGGAAATTCCAGTGTTGATTTTGTATCGCCAATGCCGAGGATAGCTGGGTTTATGAACTTAAATTATGAAGTTAAAGATAAGGTGCTGAAAGTTAAATTGACTTCAACATCGTTCAACGAGCTTGAACCTGGTGAAGGTGAAATTTTCTTTATCACTGGGAGATTTAACAGCACCGATGACATTGAAGTCACAAAAATTGAGGCGACAAGCTCCAATGGTGTTATCGTAACGCCGAATTATAAATTGATTTCAAGCGATGTCTATCCATCCGACTTTAAACTTTTCCCGAACTATCCAAATCCCTTTAACCCAGCGACTACAATAAAATTCACTCTCCCATTTGAGACAAGGGTTCAAGTAGCTATCTTTGATCTGTCCGGGAGAATGGTCAAGGTTTTAATTGACAGGGTAATGCCAGCAGGTGAACATTTCGTGACCTGGGATGGTACAGATGAAAATGGAAATAAAGTTAGCTCGGGCGTTTATATCTACAGAATGTATTCTGAAGAATTTGTTGATGTCAAGAAGATGATTCTGACAAAATAA
- the rsgA gene encoding ribosome small subunit-dependent GTPase A, whose translation MVEEKKEELLLGKVISAHGTGFYVQIGEDVLFCKLRGKMRLKDKVSTSPVVAGDNVKVRVLEDGTGVIEEVLERYNKLYRRAVGRRELEHVIVANIDQAIVVTSFNMPHVPWGFVDRLLVASERNNIKPIICINKIDLIEDWREVNDFIKVYGKKVGYEIIKTSAETGEGIEDLKEILKGKTSVFVGQSGVGKSALINAIEPGLDVVTGEVSEKTGKGRHTTTHTELHWLSFGGFIADTPGIKEFGLAGIEKEELGFYFPEFRKYIDNCKFSNCTHTHEPDCAVKDALYSGKIDKRRYMSYVNILNSLGQD comes from the coding sequence ATGGTTGAAGAAAAGAAAGAAGAATTGCTCTTAGGCAAGGTTATAAGCGCTCATGGAACGGGTTTCTATGTTCAGATTGGTGAGGACGTTTTGTTTTGTAAGTTAAGGGGGAAGATGCGACTTAAAGATAAAGTAAGCACAAGTCCTGTCGTCGCGGGTGACAATGTTAAAGTGCGAGTTCTTGAAGATGGAACTGGTGTAATAGAAGAGGTTTTAGAAAGATATAACAAACTTTATCGCAGAGCTGTTGGAAGGAGAGAGCTTGAACATGTCATCGTTGCAAACATTGATCAAGCGATAGTTGTAACTTCATTTAATATGCCCCATGTTCCGTGGGGATTTGTGGACAGGTTGCTTGTTGCAAGCGAGAGAAACAATATCAAACCAATAATATGCATAAATAAAATTGATTTGATTGAAGATTGGAGAGAGGTCAATGATTTCATCAAGGTTTATGGGAAGAAGGTCGGTTATGAGATTATAAAGACGAGTGCTGAAACCGGTGAGGGTATTGAGGATTTGAAGGAAATTTTGAAGGGCAAAACAAGCGTTTTTGTCGGTCAGTCAGGGGTTGGGAAATCAGCCTTGATTAACGCCATTGAACCAGGACTTGATGTTGTAACTGGCGAGGTAAGTGAGAAAACAGGAAAAGGTCGTCATACAACAACTCACACCGAACTTCACTGGTTATCCTTTGGTGGGTTTATTGCCGATACCCCAGGGATAAAGGAATTTGGACTTGCTGGAATTGAAAAAGAGGAACTCGGTTTTTATTTCCCTGAGTTCAGAAAGTATATTGATAACTGCAAGTTTTCAAATTGCACTCACACACATGAACCAGATTGTGCAGTTAAGGACGCTCTTTACTCAGGAAAAATTGACAAGCGAAGATATATGAGTTATGTCAACATACTCAACTCATTGGGTCAGGATTGA